The Phoenix dactylifera cultivar Barhee BC4 unplaced genomic scaffold, palm_55x_up_171113_PBpolish2nd_filt_p 000304F, whole genome shotgun sequence genome contains a region encoding:
- the LOC103723599 gene encoding amino acid transporter AVT3B-like: MGFERTDNGEASSSSHSLVDPTSPLLPPHPSAPLSSQLKTFANVFIAIVGAGVLGLPYTFMRTGWAAGAALLAVVAALTFHCMLLLVRTRRRLDLDRGFSKIASLGDLGLAVAGPSGRAAVDAMIVLSQCGFCVGYLIFISNTLAHLFRLPSNPSPFLAPKALYIWAMLPFQLGLNSVKTLTLLAPLSIFADVVDLGAMGVVLGEDVAAFLAFRPALRAVAGPSALLYGAGVAVYAFEGIGMVLPLEAEAADKSKFGKTLGLSMFFITLLYGLFGVLGYLAFGDNTRDIITTNLGTGVVTVLVQLGLCINLFFTFPVMMNPVFEVAERWFCGKRYCAWLRWLLVAAVSLAAMLVPNFADFLSLVGSSVCVVLAFVLPAAFHLKVFGSELGWGGVAADMGFVVLGVALAVSGTVSSLREILYSVEL; the protein is encoded by the coding sequence ATGGGTTTCGAGAGAACCGACAACGGCGAGGCGAGCTCGTCGTCTCACAGTCTGGTGGACCCGACGAGCCCTCTCCTCCCGCCGCACCCCTCCGCTCCCCTCTCCTCCCAGCTCAAAACCTTTGCGAACGTCTTCATCGCGATCGTCGGCGCCGGCGTTCTCGGCCTCCCCTACACCTTCATGCGCACCGGCTGGGCCGCCGGCGCCGCCCTCCTTGCCGTCGTCGCCGCCCTCACCTTCCACTGCATGCTCCTCCTCGTCCGCACCCGCCGCCGCCTCGACCTCGACCGCGGCTTCTCCAAGATCGCCTCCTTGggcgacctcggcctcgccgtcgCCGGCCCCTCCGGCCGCGCCGCCGTCGACGCCATGATCGTCCTCAGCCAGTGCGGCTTCTGCGTCGGctacctcatcttcatctccaacACCCTCGCCCACCTCTTCCGCCTCCCctccaatccctcccctttccTCGCCCCCAAAGCCCTCTACATCTGGGCCATGCTCCCCTTCCAATTAGGCCTCAACTCCGTCAAAACCCTCACCCTCCTCGCCCCTCTGAGCATCTTCGCCGACGTCGTTGACCTCGGCGCCATGGGCGTCGTCCTCGGGGAGGACGTCGCCGCCTTCCTCGCCTTCCGCCCGGCCCTCCGCGCCGTCGCCGGCCCCTCCGCCCTCCTCTACGGCGCCGGCGTCGCCGTCTACGCCTTCGAGGGCATCGGCATGGTCCTCCCCCTGGAGGCCGAGGCCGCCGACAAGTCCAAATTCGGCAAGACCCTCGGGCTCTCCATGTTCTTCATCACCCTCCTGTACGGCCTCTTCGGCGTCCTCGGCTACTTGGCCTTCGGCGACAACACCCGCGACATCATCACCACCAACCTGGGCACCGGCGTGGTCACCGTCCTGGTCCAATTGGGGCTCTGCATCAACCTCTTCTTTACGTTTCCGGTGATGATGAACCCGGTGTTCGAGGTGGCGGAGAGGTGGTTTTGCGGGAAGAGGTACTGCGCCTGGCTGCGGTGGTTGCTGGTGGCGGCGGTGAGCTTGGCGGCGATGCTGGTGCCCAACTTCGCCGACTTCCTCTCCCTGGTGGGGAGCAGCGTCTGCGTCGTGCTCGCGTTCGTGCTGCCGGCGGCGTTCCACCTGAAGGTGTTCGGGTCGGAGCTGGGGTGGGGCGGGGTGGCCGCCGACATGGGGTTCGTGGTGCTGGGCGTCGCGCTGGCGGTGTCCGGAACCGTGTCGTCGCTCCGTGAGATCCTCTACTCCGTGGAATTATAA